In the Methylomonas rhizoryzae genome, one interval contains:
- a CDS encoding ArsC family reductase — MQTPTIVIYGIKNCDSVKKARAWFDGRNLAYHFHDYRTDGLDAELLRQFVATLGLDAVLNQRSTSWRQLSEDSKRDLTPEKALQLMLETPTLIKRPIVSIDERLLVGFDPEQISALL; from the coding sequence ATGCAAACCCCAACCATCGTCATATACGGCATCAAAAACTGCGATAGCGTAAAGAAAGCGCGCGCTTGGTTCGATGGCCGTAATCTTGCCTATCATTTCCACGATTACCGGACCGACGGTTTGGACGCGGAGTTATTACGGCAATTCGTCGCTACCCTCGGCCTGGATGCGGTGTTGAATCAACGTAGCACCAGCTGGCGGCAGCTAAGCGAAGACAGCAAACGCGACCTCACCCCGGAAAAAGCCTTACAGCTGATGCTGGAAACCCCGACTTTAATCAAAAGGCCGATCGTTTCCATCGACGAACGCCTGTTGGTCGGCTTTGATCCCGAACAAATCTCCGCACTGCTATGA
- a CDS encoding TIGR00266 family protein, translating to MNCHQVDYQIVGHDIQMVEVELDPGETVIAEAGAMTYIEQDIDFETKMGDGSGGVMDKLFGIGKRMLTGESVFLTHFTNKGKQKRRAAFSAPYPGSVIALNLAELGEQVICQRSAFLAAAFGTKVDIAFNKRLGSGFFGGEGFILQRLRGDGMAFVHAGGTVIRKDLRNETLRLDTGCLVAFSGDIDYNIALSGGLKSMLFGGEGLFLATMKGTGSVWVQSMPFSRLAEQVIGHLPPVGDQG from the coding sequence ATGAACTGCCACCAAGTGGATTACCAAATCGTCGGTCACGACATCCAGATGGTCGAAGTGGAATTGGACCCGGGCGAAACGGTGATTGCAGAAGCCGGCGCGATGACCTACATCGAACAGGACATCGATTTCGAAACCAAGATGGGCGACGGCTCCGGCGGCGTCATGGATAAATTGTTCGGCATCGGCAAAAGGATGCTGACCGGGGAGTCGGTGTTCCTGACCCATTTCACCAACAAGGGAAAACAAAAACGGCGGGCGGCATTTTCCGCGCCTTATCCGGGCTCGGTCATTGCGTTGAATCTTGCGGAACTGGGCGAACAGGTGATTTGCCAGCGCAGCGCGTTTTTAGCGGCGGCCTTCGGCACCAAGGTGGATATTGCGTTCAACAAGCGCTTAGGCAGCGGTTTTTTCGGCGGCGAAGGATTTATCCTACAACGCTTGCGCGGCGACGGCATGGCATTCGTTCACGCCGGCGGCACGGTCATCCGCAAGGACCTGCGCAACGAAACCCTGCGTCTGGATACGGGATGTTTGGTCGCCTTTAGCGGCGACATCGATTACAACATCGCACTCAGCGGCGGCTTGAAAAGCATGTTGTTCGGCGGCGAAGGTTTGTTTTTAGCGACCATGAAAGGTACCGGCTCGGTATGGGTGCAAAGTATGCCGTTTTCGCGGCTTGCGGAGCAGGTGATAGGTCATTTGCCGCCGGTTGGCGACCAAGGTTAA
- a CDS encoding glycosyltransferase family 2 protein, translating to MNPAKYAVTFACYNQVDYTRQCIDSMLKHGFDLSRLVVVDNDSSDATRDYLQSLPLGGHIYNRSNLGCGTAWNQGILALQAEWSVIMNNDVLVSAGWLENLITSAEQNGLKLVSPALIEGPLDYDFDAFSETAAKKMGSVLRRGGRHAVCLAVHESVWQQIGYFQPVPKLLGYEDTLFFHEADKAGIPCAISGASWLHHYGSITQTAMKQERGLSAKQGLGNRYNYRLLQQSWMQRKWAKYQRVSQAHAWRQHELAAFGMTLHGKREAGEFFWY from the coding sequence ATGAATCCAGCCAAGTACGCCGTTACCTTCGCTTGTTACAACCAAGTCGATTACACTCGCCAATGTATAGACAGCATGCTCAAACATGGGTTTGATCTGTCCCGTTTGGTCGTAGTGGACAACGATTCCAGCGACGCCACCCGGGATTATCTGCAGTCGCTGCCGCTGGGCGGGCATATCTATAACCGATCCAATTTAGGCTGCGGTACGGCGTGGAATCAAGGGATTCTCGCCCTACAAGCCGAATGGTCGGTCATCATGAACAACGATGTGCTGGTGAGTGCCGGATGGTTGGAAAATTTGATTACCAGCGCGGAACAAAATGGATTGAAACTGGTTTCTCCAGCCTTGATTGAAGGGCCTTTGGATTACGATTTCGACGCGTTCTCCGAAACCGCTGCAAAAAAGATGGGTAGCGTTCTGCGCCGCGGCGGTCGCCACGCCGTCTGTTTGGCGGTGCACGAATCGGTCTGGCAGCAGATAGGCTATTTTCAACCGGTCCCGAAACTGCTCGGCTACGAAGATACCCTGTTCTTTCACGAAGCGGATAAAGCCGGCATCCCGTGTGCGATTAGCGGCGCTTCCTGGTTGCATCATTACGGGTCGATTACCCAAACCGCGATGAAGCAGGAACGCGGCTTGTCCGCTAAACAAGGACTCGGGAATCGCTACAACTATCGCTTGTTGCAACAAAGCTGGATGCAGCGCAAATGGGCCAAATATCAACGGGTGAGTCAGGCTCATGCTTGGCGCCAGCACGAGCTTGCCGCATTCGGTATGACGCTGCACGGCAAACGCGAAGCCGGCGAGTTTTTCTGGTACTGA
- the dapE gene encoding succinyl-diaminopimelate desuccinylase, whose protein sequence is MSDTLELLQRLIRLESVTPADAGCQDVLAECLTPLGFVDERLPFADTENQWLRRGTRSPLFVFLGHTDVVPPGPAEAWGSAPFKPNIRDGKLFGRGTADMKGSIAAFVTAVERFLTRHPSHKGSIAVLMTSDEEGIATHGVVKVVEVLEARREKIDWCLVGEPSSSKTVGDVIRVGRRGSLCAKLTVFGIQGHVAYPELAANPIHAFAPALQELTAEVWDNGNAFFPPTRLQVSNINAGTGAENIIPGQLEALFNLRFSTELNEAAIKARTHAIFDKYGFDYQIDWRLSGNPFLTGSGELLQATHAAIRAVCGIEPIDDTGGGTSDGRFVAPTGAQVIELGPCNASIHKVDEHIGLEELETLSRIYEQILINLLA, encoded by the coding sequence ATGAGCGATACCCTGGAACTGTTACAACGCCTGATTCGACTGGAATCGGTCACCCCGGCCGATGCCGGCTGCCAAGACGTGTTGGCCGAATGCTTAACCCCTTTGGGTTTCGTCGATGAGCGTCTTCCATTTGCCGATACCGAAAATCAATGGTTGCGGCGTGGCACTCGCAGCCCCTTGTTCGTGTTTTTGGGCCATACCGATGTAGTTCCGCCCGGCCCGGCCGAGGCTTGGGGTTCTGCACCGTTCAAACCCAACATCCGCGACGGCAAACTATTCGGTCGCGGCACGGCCGACATGAAAGGCAGCATCGCCGCATTCGTCACTGCCGTCGAGCGCTTTCTGACTCGGCATCCCTCGCACAAAGGCTCGATCGCGGTGTTGATGACCAGCGACGAAGAAGGCATTGCCACCCACGGCGTCGTCAAAGTCGTCGAAGTTCTGGAGGCGCGGCGCGAGAAAATCGATTGGTGTTTGGTGGGAGAGCCTTCCAGCAGCAAAACCGTGGGGGACGTGATTCGAGTCGGTAGGCGCGGGTCCTTATGCGCCAAATTAACCGTGTTCGGCATCCAGGGCCATGTGGCCTATCCGGAATTGGCCGCTAATCCGATTCACGCCTTTGCTCCGGCTTTACAAGAATTGACCGCCGAAGTTTGGGATAACGGCAACGCCTTCTTTCCGCCCACCCGCTTGCAGGTTTCCAACATCAACGCCGGTACCGGCGCGGAAAACATTATTCCCGGTCAATTGGAGGCCTTATTTAACTTGCGTTTCAGTACCGAGCTGAACGAAGCGGCCATCAAAGCCCGCACCCACGCCATCTTCGACAAATACGGCTTCGACTACCAAATAGACTGGCGCTTGTCGGGTAATCCGTTTTTAACCGGCTCCGGCGAATTGTTGCAGGCTACCCATGCCGCAATCCGAGCCGTTTGCGGTATTGAACCGATAGACGACACCGGCGGCGGCACCTCCGACGGCCGCTTCGTGGCGCCTACCGGCGCGCAAGTAATCGAACTAGGCCCCTGCAACGCCAGCATCCACAAAGTCGACGAACACATAGGTTTGGAGGAACTGGAAACCTTAAGCCGGATTTACGAGCAAATATTGATCAATTTGCTCGCTTGA
- a CDS encoding ABC transporter permease yields the protein MHQYQQTVITPQKTISDAGRELWEYRDLFYFLAWRDLKVRYKQTAIGATWAILRPLLTMLVFTVVFGRLAKMPSEGEAPYAIMVFTAMLPWYFFANTLSEAANAVVNNSAMISKVYFPRIIAPTAPLLVNTVDFFISFALLIVMMAWYRFVPSLAIVLLPGFLLLAAITALGLGYLISALNVKYRDFRYVVPFLVQIGLYISPVGFSSRVIPEQWRSLYSLNPMVGVIDGFRWMVIGDSVQLDWQRFGLSTGVSILLFLIGYRYFMRTERQFADSL from the coding sequence ATGCACCAATATCAGCAAACAGTTATCACCCCGCAGAAAACCATCAGCGATGCCGGTCGCGAATTGTGGGAGTACCGGGATTTATTCTATTTCTTAGCCTGGCGCGATCTTAAAGTGCGTTACAAGCAAACCGCAATCGGTGCAACCTGGGCGATATTACGGCCGCTGTTAACGATGTTGGTGTTTACCGTGGTGTTCGGACGCCTCGCCAAAATGCCGAGTGAGGGCGAAGCACCCTACGCGATCATGGTTTTCACCGCGATGCTGCCTTGGTACTTCTTTGCCAACACGCTGAGCGAAGCCGCAAACGCGGTCGTCAACAATTCGGCGATGATCAGCAAGGTTTACTTCCCACGAATCATCGCGCCGACTGCGCCATTGTTGGTCAATACGGTCGATTTTTTCATTTCCTTCGCGCTATTGATAGTAATGATGGCGTGGTACCGTTTCGTACCTTCGCTTGCGATAGTGCTGTTACCGGGTTTTCTGCTGCTGGCCGCTATCACGGCATTAGGGCTCGGTTATCTCATATCGGCGTTGAACGTCAAGTATCGGGATTTCCGTTACGTCGTTCCGTTTTTAGTGCAAATCGGGCTGTATATCTCTCCGGTCGGCTTCAGCAGCCGGGTGATACCTGAACAATGGCGCTCCCTCTATTCCCTGAATCCCATGGTAGGCGTTATCGACGGTTTCCGCTGGATGGTGATTGGCGATTCGGTGCAGTTGGACTGGCAGCGCTTTGGGTTGTCGACAGGCGTTTCCATCCTGCTTTTTTTGATCGGCTATCGGTATTTTATGCGCACCGAACGCCAGTTTGCCGATAGTCTGTAA
- the asnB gene encoding asparagine synthase (glutamine-hydrolyzing), which produces MCGISGLWVRSSSLSRVELENIINCMTDALENRGPDGRGVWIDNNNSLALGHRRLAIRDLSELGRQPMLSSCKQLIISYNGEVYNTEEIKRELEAIGRWCKGHSDTEVILEACAEWGVEQTVKKLIGMFAFAVWNIKSRELYLVRDRFGIKPLYMYLNSRVILFGSEVKTFKYYPGFQSEIDIDAVSSFLKHGYVASNCSIYKGAVKVKPGSIIKFNSDFTYKEIIYWDALEEALRQKQSIRYRNASDYIDQMEKLINNAVNITTVSDVPVGAFLSGGIDSSLVVAIMQSSSIKRIRTFSIGFEETSYNEANYAKEIAQYLGTDHTEAYMTSTQGLSIVEELGGVYDEPFADSSQIPTLFLSKLTRQEVTVALSGDGGDEIFAGYDRYFVHNSPLMLPFLNQKLRRIIGNNIKKIDKRTWDVISRSMPSKLKITNLGYKAHRYADRVSANPIETYLKNMMQWQGDYNLLVSKEISNNIDREALYNRHFNNYIEEFQLLDTTDYLPNDILTKVDRASMAVGLEVRVPLLDHRIYSQAWRLPLDLKVDKKQGKLILRKLLNEYVPEHLFQRPKMGFGVPIGQWLRTSLRDWAESLLDQRSIQKNEFLNPDYIQQLWKAHLAGDNHEYLLWNVLMFQAWLSKR; this is translated from the coding sequence ATGTGTGGAATATCCGGCCTGTGGGTACGAAGCTCAAGCTTGTCACGGGTTGAGCTTGAAAATATTATTAATTGTATGACGGATGCGCTCGAAAATCGAGGGCCTGACGGTCGCGGTGTCTGGATAGATAATAACAATTCACTGGCTCTAGGTCATCGTAGACTGGCTATTCGTGACTTGTCGGAATTAGGGCGCCAACCTATGTTGTCAAGTTGTAAACAACTTATAATTTCATATAATGGAGAAGTATATAATACTGAGGAAATAAAAAGGGAGTTAGAAGCGATCGGTAGATGGTGCAAAGGTCATTCGGATACTGAGGTGATATTGGAGGCATGCGCTGAATGGGGAGTGGAACAAACGGTTAAAAAACTAATTGGAATGTTTGCGTTTGCAGTTTGGAATATAAAAAGTCGCGAACTTTATCTAGTAAGAGATCGATTCGGGATAAAGCCTTTGTACATGTACTTAAACTCACGGGTTATACTTTTTGGCTCAGAGGTTAAAACGTTCAAATATTATCCCGGGTTTCAGAGTGAAATTGATATTGATGCAGTGTCTAGTTTTCTTAAGCACGGTTATGTAGCTAGTAATTGTTCGATATATAAGGGTGCGGTAAAAGTAAAGCCTGGCAGTATAATTAAATTTAATAGCGATTTTACATATAAAGAAATAATATATTGGGATGCACTGGAAGAAGCCTTGCGGCAAAAACAAAGCATAAGATACCGTAACGCCAGTGATTATATTGATCAAATGGAAAAATTGATTAATAACGCAGTGAATATAACAACTGTTAGCGACGTACCAGTCGGTGCGTTTTTATCCGGAGGAATAGACTCTTCGCTGGTTGTAGCAATTATGCAATCATCAAGTATCAAACGAATTCGGACTTTTTCTATAGGCTTTGAGGAAACGTCTTATAACGAAGCCAACTACGCAAAAGAAATTGCTCAATACCTTGGGACTGACCACACTGAAGCCTATATGACTTCGACTCAAGGCTTGTCAATTGTTGAAGAATTAGGAGGTGTTTATGATGAACCTTTTGCCGACTCCTCACAAATTCCAACATTGTTTCTTTCGAAATTAACCCGACAGGAAGTTACCGTCGCTCTTTCAGGTGATGGCGGCGACGAGATTTTCGCCGGATATGACCGATATTTTGTACATAATAGTCCTTTGATGCTGCCATTCCTTAATCAAAAATTGAGACGCATTATTGGGAATAATATTAAAAAAATTGATAAAAGAACCTGGGATGTAATTTCGCGGAGTATGCCTTCGAAACTAAAAATAACGAACTTAGGTTATAAGGCACATCGATACGCCGATAGGGTATCCGCCAATCCTATTGAAACGTATTTAAAAAATATGATGCAATGGCAGGGAGACTATAACTTACTGGTGAGCAAAGAAATAAGTAATAATATCGATAGAGAAGCCCTGTACAATCGCCATTTTAATAATTACATCGAAGAGTTCCAATTATTAGACACTACCGATTATCTTCCCAATGACATATTAACCAAAGTTGATCGTGCTAGTATGGCTGTCGGATTGGAGGTTCGCGTTCCGCTGCTTGATCATCGGATATATTCACAGGCATGGCGACTCCCTTTAGATTTAAAGGTTGATAAAAAACAAGGGAAATTGATATTGAGAAAGTTGCTGAACGAATATGTGCCTGAGCACTTGTTTCAACGTCCCAAAATGGGATTTGGAGTTCCCATAGGTCAATGGCTCAGAACGAGTCTCAGAGATTGGGCTGAAAGTCTTTTGGACCAGCGGAGCATTCAGAAAAACGAATTTTTGAATCCAGACTATATTCAGCAATTATGGAAAGCTCATTTGGCTGGCGATAATCATGAATATCTCCTTTGGAATGTGCTGATGTTTCAAGCGTGGTTGAGCAAGAGATAA
- a CDS encoding O-antigen ligase family protein, whose product MPQILLGLRPLASPGDALQACLAVLPLLVLTKSGWSGVILVLSAVLGLWIVVAQRNRPFDLPPGQRRWMLGFAVLFCMPVLAIALSQAIRHDWIGRYYDSPARFLLCVPILLALVKLRADVVKFFAYVVPCGLLLTGLVISLKWNLWWDTTRVSTHFVDPLTFGSLNLTLGLFCLLAIDLYQKDGWIVRLYKFCGFAVGLYLSVLSSSRTGWAAAPLVLLIWLNIRLAGYRVYAFAAAVLLSLSVFYLSATLRERTGMAIEEIMTYHWDGPNRHNSVGARLSFIRMAAFLLEQNPFGGFGDRGFATFIGHPELNRYAVVKTQEFALNAGFHNEIATNAVRSGIWGLLSSLALFVVPAVYFGKQLWADCKITQRLGLLALGYLLCTFVSGMTTEVFNLKFAASFHAMMLSCFIGALLIRSSSASVNLKS is encoded by the coding sequence ATGCCGCAAATCTTGCTGGGGCTAAGACCTCTGGCATCGCCGGGCGATGCACTTCAAGCCTGCTTGGCTGTTTTACCTTTGTTGGTTTTGACCAAGTCCGGCTGGTCCGGCGTCATACTGGTTTTGAGCGCGGTATTGGGGTTGTGGATCGTGGTTGCTCAGCGGAATCGACCCTTCGATTTGCCGCCCGGTCAACGCCGCTGGATGCTGGGTTTTGCGGTGCTGTTTTGCATGCCGGTGCTCGCGATTGCGCTGAGTCAGGCGATACGCCACGACTGGATAGGCCGCTACTACGATAGTCCGGCGCGTTTTCTGCTTTGCGTGCCGATTTTGCTGGCGCTGGTCAAGTTACGGGCGGACGTCGTTAAATTTTTTGCTTACGTCGTGCCTTGCGGCTTGTTGTTGACCGGCTTGGTGATTTCGTTGAAGTGGAATCTGTGGTGGGATACAACGCGCGTCTCGACCCATTTCGTCGATCCTCTAACCTTCGGCAGTTTGAATCTCACTTTGGGCTTGTTTTGCCTGTTAGCGATCGATTTGTACCAAAAAGATGGGTGGATAGTACGACTCTACAAATTTTGCGGCTTCGCGGTCGGCCTGTATCTATCGGTGTTGTCCAGTAGCCGGACCGGTTGGGCCGCTGCACCGCTAGTGTTGTTAATTTGGTTAAACATCCGTTTGGCCGGCTATCGCGTGTATGCGTTTGCCGCGGCGGTGTTGTTGAGCTTGTCGGTGTTTTATCTGTCAGCGACTTTACGAGAACGTACCGGCATGGCGATAGAGGAAATCATGACCTACCACTGGGATGGGCCGAACCGGCATAACTCGGTCGGCGCCCGTTTATCGTTTATCCGCATGGCCGCTTTTTTGCTGGAACAAAATCCTTTCGGCGGTTTCGGCGACCGTGGTTTCGCAACGTTTATCGGCCATCCGGAACTGAACCGTTACGCCGTGGTAAAAACCCAAGAATTTGCGTTAAACGCCGGCTTTCATAACGAGATCGCTACCAATGCGGTGCGTTCCGGCATTTGGGGTTTGTTGTCCAGTTTGGCGTTGTTTGTGGTGCCGGCCGTGTATTTCGGCAAGCAACTGTGGGCCGACTGCAAAATCACCCAACGATTGGGGCTGCTAGCCTTGGGTTATTTGCTTTGTACCTTTGTCAGCGGTATGACGACCGAAGTCTTCAATTTAAAGTTTGCCGCTTCTTTTCACGCGATGATGTTGAGCTGTTTTATCGGCGCACTGTTGATCCGTTCGTCATCCGCCTCCGTAAATTTGAAATCATGA
- a CDS encoding glycosyltransferase family 9 protein: protein MPKAKPANIQPKRILVITLRYLGDTLLTTPLLNALHQAYPQAAIDVLLPAANAGMLAGNPAVAQIVEMPVKPKLWTFLRFLAGLYRRYDWAIAAQDGDRPALCAIIAGKRSLGFVPEALGKAWWKKLLFSDALVFPRDYRHPLLENLRFCEVLGVEPCYRLTPPCSDQKPPVEPLKPYAVLHIMPQWRYKQWHSAGWRALIDYLTKSGLQVVLSGSGHPAERQVLNEIVADAAAVPIDVSGRLSLAQLADLIGGAALFVGPDTGITHMAAATGTPTIALFGPTDPRKWAPWPVGYENVQAPFAARGSRRVGNVYLIQGHTDKECLPCQLEGCERHRNSHSECLDDLPVQTVIRAVDEFISQAKSSRENPVAYYS, encoded by the coding sequence ATGCCGAAAGCCAAACCCGCCAATATACAGCCTAAGCGCATTTTAGTGATAACCCTGCGCTATTTGGGCGATACCTTGTTGACGACTCCCTTGCTCAATGCCTTGCATCAAGCTTATCCGCAGGCGGCCATCGACGTGCTGTTGCCGGCGGCCAACGCCGGGATGTTGGCGGGCAATCCGGCCGTTGCGCAGATCGTCGAAATGCCGGTCAAACCTAAACTATGGACGTTTTTGCGGTTTTTGGCTGGGTTATATCGGCGCTACGATTGGGCGATTGCCGCGCAAGACGGCGATAGGCCGGCCTTGTGCGCAATCATAGCGGGTAAGCGTAGTTTAGGTTTCGTGCCGGAAGCGCTAGGCAAAGCCTGGTGGAAAAAGCTGTTATTTTCCGATGCTCTGGTTTTCCCCCGGGATTATCGGCATCCGCTATTGGAGAACCTGCGGTTTTGCGAGGTATTGGGCGTTGAGCCGTGTTATCGGCTGACGCCGCCTTGTTCGGACCAGAAGCCGCCGGTTGAGCCGCTCAAGCCCTATGCCGTGCTGCACATTATGCCGCAATGGCGCTATAAACAATGGCATAGCGCCGGCTGGCGGGCATTGATCGACTACTTGACCAAGAGCGGCTTACAGGTGGTGTTGTCCGGCAGCGGACATCCTGCGGAGCGGCAGGTACTGAACGAAATCGTGGCTGACGCGGCGGCAGTGCCTATCGATGTGAGTGGCCGGTTGTCGTTAGCGCAATTAGCCGATCTGATTGGCGGCGCGGCTCTGTTTGTCGGCCCGGATACCGGCATCACCCATATGGCGGCGGCGACCGGTACGCCGACGATAGCCTTGTTCGGCCCTACCGACCCACGCAAATGGGCGCCGTGGCCGGTTGGTTATGAGAATGTACAAGCGCCGTTTGCCGCCCGTGGCTCCCGGCGAGTAGGTAACGTTTATTTGATTCAAGGTCACACGGATAAGGAGTGCCTGCCTTGCCAATTGGAGGGCTGCGAGCGGCATAGAAACAGTCATAGCGAATGTTTGGACGATTTGCCGGTTCAAACCGTGATACGGGCGGTCGACGAATTTATTTCGCAGGCAAAGTCAAGCCGGGAAAACCCAGTTGCTTACTATTCTTAA
- a CDS encoding glycosyltransferase family 2 protein, with the protein MLSVIVITRNESAHIAKCLQSVAWADEIVVLDSGSNDDTVAICRQFTDRVYSTDWPGFGPQKQRALQKASHEWVLSLDADEQVSEALRTEIETVMRTGVCSGYQIPRLSSYCGRQIKHGGWWPDYVVRLFRSKAGRFSDDLVHERVIVNGELGRLQNPILHESYVNLEEVLAKVNSYSTLGAQKLRERGEVSCLSAAVAKAFWTFFRTYFLRLAILDGPQGFMLAVSNAEITYYKYLKLWLSGRE; encoded by the coding sequence ATGCTCAGCGTCATCGTCATCACCCGTAATGAATCGGCCCATATTGCTAAGTGTCTGCAATCCGTGGCTTGGGCCGACGAAATCGTCGTGTTGGATTCCGGCAGCAACGACGATACCGTAGCAATTTGCCGACAGTTTACCGACCGGGTTTACAGTACGGATTGGCCGGGATTCGGCCCGCAAAAACAACGCGCACTGCAGAAAGCCAGCCACGAATGGGTGTTATCGCTGGATGCGGACGAACAGGTATCGGAGGCGTTAAGAACCGAGATCGAAACCGTGATGCGGACCGGCGTTTGTTCTGGCTATCAAATCCCCAGGTTATCCAGCTATTGCGGCCGGCAAATTAAACACGGCGGCTGGTGGCCGGATTACGTCGTGCGACTGTTTCGCTCCAAAGCCGGCCGGTTTAGCGACGATTTGGTGCACGAGCGGGTGATAGTAAACGGTGAGCTTGGGCGTTTACAAAATCCCATCTTGCACGAAAGCTATGTGAATTTGGAAGAGGTGTTGGCAAAAGTCAACAGCTATTCGACTTTAGGGGCGCAAAAGTTACGAGAGCGCGGAGAGGTATCCTGCTTGTCCGCAGCGGTTGCCAAAGCCTTTTGGACGTTTTTCCGCACATATTTTCTGCGGCTGGCGATATTGGACGGCCCGCAAGGCTTTATGTTGGCTGTCTCCAATGCAGAAATCACCTATTACAAGTATTTGAAGTTGTGGCTGTCCGGTCGGGAGTGA
- a CDS encoding ABC transporter ATP-binding protein, which produces MSVAIKVENLGKSYCIQHQQQSRYTYQTLAEKLTSGISRLGSRIVHPFASIETAQSREEFWALRDLNFEIEQGDRVGIIGRNGAGKSTLLKILSRITHPTTGKVVINGRVSSLLEVGTGFHPELTGRENIYLNGAILGMRKHEIQRKFDEIVEFAEVERFLDTPVKHYSSGMYVRLAFAVAAHLEPEVLIIDEVLAVGDAKFQAKCLGKMEEIGHSGRTVIFVSHNLSFIQQLCTTCILLAYGEMISQKTSNEACRDYLATLGSAKEYLEWTRKQYEHDKDAQITSIKVTNSTDTQLNVIFPNNDTFIDMCFVIAKPVSEMKITVALLDEYKNQIFGSFPEDAGLKTPDQSGEYHARVIIPGNIMFHNKSYGVKVLLWHPDTGIIDCIDNIQFTTGDIPCLANSTRGGRTGVITMKCEWNIRNTSNIKL; this is translated from the coding sequence ATGAGTGTCGCGATCAAAGTCGAAAATCTGGGTAAGAGTTACTGCATTCAACATCAGCAACAGAGCAGGTACACCTATCAAACCCTGGCGGAAAAACTCACTAGTGGCATCAGCCGACTCGGCAGCCGCATCGTTCATCCTTTTGCAAGTATCGAAACGGCGCAAAGCCGGGAAGAATTTTGGGCGTTAAGAGACCTCAATTTCGAGATCGAGCAAGGCGATAGAGTTGGCATTATCGGTAGAAACGGCGCGGGAAAATCCACCCTGCTTAAGATACTAAGCCGGATCACTCACCCGACGACGGGAAAAGTCGTCATCAACGGGCGGGTGTCAAGTTTGCTCGAGGTCGGGACCGGTTTTCACCCCGAACTGACCGGCCGGGAAAATATCTATCTAAACGGCGCGATTCTCGGTATGCGCAAGCATGAAATTCAACGTAAGTTCGACGAAATAGTTGAATTCGCGGAAGTGGAAAGGTTTTTGGATACGCCGGTCAAGCATTATTCGTCCGGGATGTATGTCAGGCTGGCATTTGCGGTTGCGGCGCATTTGGAGCCGGAAGTTCTCATAATTGACGAAGTGCTTGCTGTAGGCGATGCAAAATTCCAAGCGAAGTGTCTAGGTAAGATGGAGGAAATAGGACATAGCGGAAGAACTGTCATTTTCGTTAGCCACAACCTGTCTTTTATTCAACAGCTATGTACCACATGCATCCTGTTGGCCTACGGTGAAATGATAAGCCAGAAAACATCTAACGAGGCTTGCCGAGATTACCTAGCCACACTAGGTAGCGCTAAAGAGTACCTCGAATGGACAAGAAAGCAATATGAACACGACAAAGATGCGCAAATAACATCAATCAAAGTGACTAACTCCACAGATACTCAACTTAATGTAATTTTTCCAAATAACGATACGTTTATTGATATGTGTTTTGTTATCGCAAAGCCTGTAAGCGAAATGAAAATTACTGTCGCATTACTGGATGAATATAAAAATCAAATATTTGGATCGTTTCCTGAAGATGCCGGTCTGAAAACACCTGATCAGTCTGGAGAGTATCATGCACGAGTAATAATTCCTGGAAATATTATGTTCCATAACAAGTCATATGGAGTAAAAGTGCTGTTGTGGCATCCTGATACAGGCATTATAGATTGTATAGATAATATACAGTTTACAACAGGCGATATCCCATGCCTGGCAAATAGTACGCGTGGTGGAAGAACAGGGGTAATTACTATGAAGTGCGAGTGGAATATAAGGAATACTTCAAATATTAAATTGTAA